The stretch of DNA TATTGCAAGATAGCCAAGACTCCTTCCCTATGTTTATGGGTCATGATGACATTCTTATTGGCATACTGAAGTATTTCTTCGACATGATCAAACGGCTTTAAATCTCGCGGCACTAAATTCTTTATGAGCGTTTTTATTTCTGCCTCTTTCTCTTGCGGGACGTCATAGTGTTCTATTGCATGAGAATAAGATATTTTTAAATTATAATAGATATCCTCCTTATCGATTGCTTCTCCTATCACGGAAGATAGTGCATTGGTATAAGCTGGATATGTATCAAATAATGTTCCATCAAAGTCCCATAGTATATTCAAGAGAACCACCCTTTCTGCAGATCCATTCATTACCAAATCACTATTAGTCTATCATAGTGTTTTTATTTTGGATTACATATTTCAGCCTGCACGTATTTCAAAGAAGGATCCATCAATCAGTTTCTCATACTTTAGAAGAGTCCTTATCAGCAACCATTGCTAAGTCGTTAAATCGAAAACGAAGGAGAGGTTTATTTGGTACAAATAAAAAAAATCGGGCATTTTTGCGCAAATGACGATAAAGGTTTCATAATAAATGAAGCAAAAAATGAAAAAGTCGATCCAGTATATTTTGATTTGATAAAGAAAGTGGTTCAAGTTTATAAGGACCAGTTGGGCTCGAGCCTTCATAGTGTATATATCAGGGGATCCATTCCGCGCGGATTGGGAATATGCGGTGTTTCTGATTTAGATACAATCTGCATCACGAATATTGAAATAAATGAGCTGGAGTTAAAGTGGGTCAGCAAAGCTGAAGAACAGCTAAACAAAGCCTTCAGCTGTGTAAACGGAGTGGAATTGAGCTTCTGTCACATCGAGGAATTTAATGATACGAGGATTTTTTCCATCATTCCATTTATGATCAAAACACATAGTATATGTGTATATGGAAATGATGCAGGACGTCACCTGCCTTCTTATAAAGCTGATAAGACGCTCGCCAATGATCATATTTTTCATTTACAGCATTGCATGGAAACAGCAAAAAAAGACCTGCAAGGAAATGAAGATGTAGAAGATATCTTGGATTGTTGTGTTTGGATCATGAAGATCATCATCAGAGCCGGGCTTGCCCTGATATTGGAAAAAGAAAGACGATATACACGGGATTTGTATCCTGCATATGAAGCGTTTGCCAAGCATTTTCCTGACCAAGAACAAAACATGAGACAAGCACTCCATTATGCAATCAATCCTGTTGCGGATACGGATCAATTATGTTCATACCTAGAAAAAATGGGGCCATGGATGATAAAAGAATCCGAAATATGGTTATCCCTTCACAATCCACAAAGGAGAAGAAATATGCCACTGGACAATCAATACATATAATTGCCTTCTTTCTAGAAAGTGTACACAAAAAGCCCACCTGATCCTGCAGCAGGTGGGCTTGTATCATTATTGAATTAATTAAAATCCTGCTTCATACTGCTTCGGTACATTCGTCTCTTTCCTGAGCTGCTTGGCAGCTTCCAATGTCCAGTAAGGATTTCTGAGCATACCTCTGCCGACTTGTACAAGATCTGCTTCTTCATTTCCGATGACTGCGTTGGCCAGGATTGGATCATCCAGTCTTCCGACAGCAATAACCGGAACTTGCAGTGCCTCTTTGATTTGACGTGCTAGCGGCACTTGGTAAGCTGCATGTGTTCCAGGTCTTCCTTGCGCCGCAATCTGACCTTCGCCGCCGGAAGAGATGTCAAACATGTCTGCTCCCGCTTCTTGGTATGCTTTCGCAAACTCGATGCTTTCTTTGATGCCATAGCCTCCTTCTACATATTCCTGTGCTGAAATACGTACAATCAGCGGCATATCGCCTGGCATTTCCGCTTTAGCTGCTTGGATGACTTCCCGTCCGAATTTCGTCAGATCCTGACCATACTCATCATCCCGTTTATTGGTAAGCGGGGAATGGAATTGATGGATGAGATAACCGTGGGCACCGTGAATTTCGATGGCATCGAAGCCGGCCTGCACGGCACGTCTTACTGCCAGACGGAATTTCTCGACCATTCCTTTTACTTCTTCGGTAGTAAGTGCTCTTGGTGTTTTGGAATTTTCATCAAATGGAATCGCAGATGGCGCGACCGGTTCAGGTGCATCTTCTGCTTTACGCCCAGCATGCGCGATTTGGATGCCGATCTTCGCTCCATGGCTGTGCACTGCATCCACAATCCTTGCAAGAGCTGGCACCTGTTCATCTGACCATAATCCCAAATCATAGTCCGTGATTCGTCCATCAGGCTCTACA from Terribacillus sp. FSL K6-0262 encodes:
- a CDS encoding HAD-IA family hydrolase, translated to MNILWDFDGTLFDTYPAYTNALSSVIGEAIDKEDIYYNLKISYSHAIEHYDVPQEKEAEIKTLIKNLVPRDLKPFDHVEEILQYANKNVIMTHKHREGVLAILQYYGWEKYFADMVTIDDGFPRKPDCAAYKYLHEKHGIDLVIGDRELDLQPAKDLGIAACMYQGKSSIADYHLNDYADFFKLDLPVAD
- a CDS encoding nucleotidyltransferase; amino-acid sequence: MVQIKKIGHFCANDDKGFIINEAKNEKVDPVYFDLIKKVVQVYKDQLGSSLHSVYIRGSIPRGLGICGVSDLDTICITNIEINELELKWVSKAEEQLNKAFSCVNGVELSFCHIEEFNDTRIFSIIPFMIKTHSICVYGNDAGRHLPSYKADKTLANDHIFHLQHCMETAKKDLQGNEDVEDILDCCVWIMKIIIRAGLALILEKERRYTRDLYPAYEAFAKHFPDQEQNMRQALHYAINPVADTDQLCSYLEKMGPWMIKESEIWLSLHNPQRRRNMPLDNQYI
- a CDS encoding NADH:flavin oxidoreductase/NADH oxidase, yielding MKHLFSTYKIKNLELKNRVVMPPMCQYSVDKKDGIANEWHYQHYVSRAVGGTGFIIVEMTDVEPDGRITDYDLGLWSDEQVPALARIVDAVHSHGAKIGIQIAHAGRKAEDAPEPVAPSAIPFDENSKTPRALTTEEVKGMVEKFRLAVRRAVQAGFDAIEIHGAHGYLIHQFHSPLTNKRDDEYGQDLTKFGREVIQAAKAEMPGDMPLIVRISAQEYVEGGYGIKESIEFAKAYQEAGADMFDISSGGEGQIAAQGRPGTHAAYQVPLARQIKEALQVPVIAVGRLDDPILANAVIGNEEADLVQVGRGMLRNPYWTLEAAKQLRKETNVPKQYEAGF